The Lepus europaeus isolate LE1 chromosome 6, mLepTim1.pri, whole genome shotgun sequence genome includes a window with the following:
- the MAB21L1 gene encoding putative nucleotidyltransferase MAB21L1 — MIAAQAKLVYHLNKYYNEKCQARKAAIAKTIREVCKVVSDVLKEVEVQEPRFISSLNEMDNRYEGLEVISPTEFEVVLYLNQMGVFNFVDDGSLPGCAVLKLSDGRKRSMSLWVEFITASGYLSARKIRSRFQTLVAQAVDKCSYRDVVKMVADTSEVKLRIRDRYVVQITPAFKCTGIWPRSAAHWPLPHIPWPGPNRVAEVKAEGFNLLSKECHSLAGKQSSAESDAWVLQFAEAENRLQMGGCRKKCLSILKTLRDRHLELPGQPLNNYHMKTLVSYECEKHPRESDWDESCLGDRLNGILLQLISCLQCRRCPHYFLPNLDLFQGKPHSALENAAKQTWRLAREILTNPKSLEKL, encoded by the coding sequence ATGATCGCGGCCCAGGCCAAGCTGGTCTACCATCTGAATAAGTACTACAACGAGAAATGCCAAGCCAGGAAAGCTGCCATTGCCAAAACTATCCGGGAAGTCTGCAAAGTCGTCTCCGACGTGCTGAAGGAGGTGGAGGTGCAGGAGCCCCGCTTCATCAGCTCTCTCAACGAGATGGACAATCGCTACGAGGGCCTCGAGGTTATCTCCCCCACCGAGTTCGAAGTGGTGCTGTATCTTAACCAAATGGGGGTGTTCAACTTCGTGGACGACGGCTCGCTGCCCGGCTGCGCGGTGCTGAAGCTGAGCGACGGGCGCAAGCGGAGCATGTCCCTCTGGGTGGAGTTCATCACCGCCTCCGGCTACCTCTCGGCGCGCAAGATCCGGTCCAGGTTTCAGACGCTGGTGGCTCAGGCGGTGGACAAATGTAGCTACCGGGATGTGGTAAAGATGGTGGCAGACACCAGCGAAGTGAAACTGAGAATCCGAGATAGGTACGTGGTGCAGATCACCCCGGCTTTTAAATGCACCGGGATCTGGCCGAGGAGTGCTGCCCACTGGCCACTGCCCCACATCCCCTGGCCGGGGCCCAACCGGGTGGCGGAGGTCAAAGCGGAAGGGTTCAATCTCTTGTCCAAGGAGTGCCACTCCCTGGCCGGCAAGCAGAGCTCGGCCGAGAGCGACGCCTGGGTGCTGCAGTTCGCCGAAGCGGAGAACAGACTGCAGATGGGGGGCTGCAGAAAGAAATGCCTCTCCATTCTCAAGACCTTACGGGATCGGCACCTCGAACTGCCCGGCCAGCCCCTCAACAACTACCACATGAAGACTCTGGTTTCCTACGAGTGTGAAAAGCACCCCCGGGAGTCGGACTGGGACGAGTCGTGCCTGGGCGATCGGCTGAACGGGATTCTGCTGCAGCTCatctcctgcctgcagtgccggcggtGTCCCCACTACTTCCTACCCAACTTAGATCTCTTTCAAGGCAAACCTCACTCGGCCCTGGAGAACGCTGCCAAACAAACGTGGCGACTGGCAAGAGAGATCCTGACCAACCCAAAAAGTTTGGAAAAACTTTAG